A portion of the Lolium rigidum isolate FL_2022 chromosome 1, APGP_CSIRO_Lrig_0.1, whole genome shotgun sequence genome contains these proteins:
- the LOC124699709 gene encoding probable E3 ubiquitin ligase SUD1 isoform X1, translated as MAEIVDPAAAAALAAAEPEPEPLSAAAAAAAAAEDDDDDEEEGDVCRICRNRGDDEHPLRYPCACSGSIKFVHQDCLLQWLDHSNSRQCEVCKHAFSFSPVYAQNAPTRLPFQELVFGVGMKACHVFQFVLRLAFVLSVWLMIIPFITYWIWRLTFVRSFGEAQRLFLSHISAQLILSDCLHGFLLSAIIVLIFLGATSLRDYIRHLRELGGHEADRDDAGRERHGARAVRRLAGPNNRVPGADGNIDELAEAQGIGAGELLRRNAENVAARLERLEAQVEQMLDGLDDADGAEDVPFDELVGMQGPVFHLVENAITVLASNAIFLIVVIFVPFSLGRIVLYYLSWFFSSASSPMLAKVMPFTESAISLANETLNSAFNAMKNFSSDSHSEGVIGHVIEVVTQSLKINATALTVIQGTGKTSLLKGTSIGSSYLSDLTTLAVGYIFIFSLVFLYIGSLALLRYARGERFTIGRLYGIAAILEAIPSLFRQFFSGMKHLMTMVKVAFLLVIELGVFPLMCGWWLDVCTLKMLGTTIAQRVEFFTLSPLASSSIHWLVGIVYMLQISIFVSLLRGVLRNGVLYFLRDPADPNYNPFRDLIDDPVHKHARRVLLSVAVYGSLIVMLVFLPVKLAMRVAPSTFPLDITIFDPFTEIPVDVLLFQICIPFAIEHFKPRATIKALLHHWFAVVGWALGLTDFLLPKPEENGGQENWNGRAERRDRVHGGREMVAPQLEQRMIQHDDGRGNANEANDVAEESDADDQGDSEYSFALRIVLLLVMAWMTLLIFNAGIIVIPISLGRLVFEAVPRLPITHGIKCNDLFSFSIGCYIIWSAAAGTRYAIDYIRSRRLAFLVQQICKWCSIVLKSSALLSIWIFIIPVLIGLLFELLVIVPMRVPIDESPVFLLYQDWALGLIFLKIWTRLVMLDQMAPLVDESWRMKFERVREDGFSRLKGLWVLHEIITPIVTKLLTALCVPYVLARGVFPVLGYPLIVNSAVYRFAWLGCLIFSTLFFCGKRFHVWFTNLHNSIRDDRYLIGRRLHNFGEDSPRPISNEADDSRAPPGDEGQALIPLEDQEDDVGLRFRRNHQQPMQVLD; from the exons ATGGCGGAGATCGTcgacccggccgccgccgccgccctcgccgcggcCGAGCCCGAGCCGGAGCCGctctccgccgccgcggccgccgccgccgccgcggaggacgacgacgacgacgaggaggagggcgacgTGTGCCGGATCTGCCGCAACcgcggcgacgacgagcacccGCTCCGCTACCCCTGCGCCTGCAGCGGCAGCATCAAGTTCGTGCACCAGGACTGCCTCCTCCAGTGGCTCGACCACAGCAACTCCCGCCAGTGCGAG GTCTGTAAGCACGCCTTCTCTTTCTCGCCCGTCTACGCACAGAACGCTCCGACCAGGCTTCCTTTCCAAGAGCTCGTGTTCGGCGTCGGAATGAAAGCGTGCCACGTGTTCCAGTTCGTCCTCCGGCTGGCCTTCGTTCTCTCGGTCTGGCTCATGATCATCCCCTTCATCACCTACTGGATATGGCGCTTGACGTTTGTCAGAAGTTTTGGTGAAGCGCAAAGGCTGTTCTTGAGCCATATCAGCGCCCAGTTGATCCTCAGCGACTGCCTACATGGTTTTCTTCTCTCGGCGATCATCGTCCTCATATTTCTCGGAGCTACCTCTTTGAGAGACTATATAAGGCATTTGAGAGAGCTTGGAGGGCATGAAGCTGACAGGGATGACGCGGGCCGTGAAAGGCATGGTGCTCGAGCTGTCAGAAGGCTAGCTGGTCCTAACAACAGGGTTCCTGGTGCTGATGGAAATATTGATGAATTGGCAGAGGCCCAAGGAATCGGTGCTGGGGAACTTCTGAGGAGAAATGCAGAAAATGTTGCTGCGCGATTGGAACGACTAGAGGCTCAAGTTGAGCAGATGCTAGATGGTTTGGATGATGCTGATGGTGCGGAGGATGTTCCTTTTGATGAACTCGTAGGCATGCAAGGCCCAGTATTCCACTTGGTTGAGAATGCAATAACA GTTTTGGCCAGCAATGCTATATTCCTCATTGTTGTGATCTTCGTACCATTCTCATTGGGAAGGATTGTCCTGTACTATCTATCATGGTTTTTCTCTTCAGCCTCTAGTCCTATGCTGGCTAAAGTAATGCCCTTCACAGAATCTGCCATCTCTTTGGCTAATGAAACATTGAACAGTGCATTTAATGCCATGAAGAACTTCTCTTCCGACAGTCATAGTGAGGGTGTTATTGGGCATGTGATTGAGGTGGTTACGCAGTCCTTAAAGATAAATGCCACTGCTCTTACTGTAATTCAGGGCACTGGGAAGACAAGTTTGCTAAAAGGAACATCTATCGGCTCATCTTATCTTTCCGATCTGACAACTCTTGCTGTTGGATACATATTCATCTTTTCCCTTGTGTTTTTGTACATTGGATCATTGGCTTTACTTCGATACGCCAGGGGAGAACGTTTTACTATTGGAAGACTCTATGGTATTGCAGCAATCCTAGAAGCCATTCCATCTCTATTCAGGCAGTTCTTTTCTGGAATGAAGCATCTCATGACTATGGTCAAAGTTGCATTCCTTCTGGTGATTGAACTCGGAGTATTCCCCCTCATGTGCGGTTGGTGGCTTGATGTCTGCACTCTGAAAATGTTGGGTACAACAATTGCTCAAAGAGTCGAATTCTTTACATTGTCACCCTTGGCGAGCTCCTCTATCCATTGGCTTGTTGGGATCGTATATATGCTCCAAATAAGCATATTTGTCAGTCTTCTTCGAGGG GTACTGCGGAACGGAGTTCTTTATTTCTTAAGGGACCCTGCTGATCCGAATTACAATCCTTTTAGGGACTTGATTGATGATCCTGTACATAAGCATGCCCGGCGAGTCCTTTTATCTGTTGCTGTGTATGGAAGCTTGATTGTGATGCTGGTCTTCTTACCTGTCAAACTGGCCATGCGAGTAGCTCCTTCAACTTTTCCTCTGGACATCAC CATTTTTGACCCATTTACCGAGATTCCAGTTGATGTGCTTCTGTTCCAAATATGCATACCATTTGCGATTGAGCATTTCAAGCCTCGTGCAACAATTAAAGCTCTGTTGCATCATTGGTTTGCTGTCGTTGGCTGGGCGCTAGGATTAACTGACTTTTTACTGCCAAAACCTGAAGAAAATGGTGGGCAAGAGAACTGGAATGGCAGGGCAGAAAGAAGAGATAGGGTACACGGTGGGAGGGAAATGGTAGCCCCACAGCTTGAGCAGCGGATGATACAGCATGACGATGGCAGGGGTAATGCTAATGAAGCTAATGATGTTGCTGAAGAATCTGATGCAGATGATCAGGGAGATTCAGA GTACAGCTTTGCACTTCGGATCGTACTCTTGCTTGTAATGGCGTGGATGACACTGCTAATATTCAATGCTGGAATTATTGTTATTCCTATCTCACTTGGCCGTCTGGTTTTTGAGGCTGTTCCCCGCCTGCCAATCACACATGGCATTAAGTGCAATG ATCTGTTCTCTTTTAGCATTGGTTGCTATATTATCTGGAGCGCAGCAGCTGGAACACGATATGCAATTGACTACATTAGATCACGACGTCTGGCCTTCCTGGTACAACAGATCTGCAAGTGGTGCTCTATTGTTTTGAAGAGCTCTGCTCTCCTATCAATATGG ATCTTCATTATTCCGGTGCTGATTGGACTCCTTTTTGAGCTACTGGTGATTGTTCCCATGAGGGTGCCTATTGACGAGAGCCCAGTTTTTCTCTTGTACCAGGATTGGGCTCTtggtttaatatttttgaaaaTATGGACTAGACTG GTAATGCTGGATCAGATGGCACCTTTGGTCGATGAAAGCTGGAGGATGAAGTTCGAGAGAGTAAGAGAGGATGGCTTCTCCCGACTGAAAGGTCTCTGGGTCCTGCATGAGATTATCACGCCCATTGTCACAAAGCTCCTCACCGCGCTTTGTGTCCCATATGTGCTCGCGAGGGGCGTCTTCCCAGTGCTTGGCTACCCGCTGATCGTGAACTCGGCTGTCTACCGCTTTGCCTGGCTCGGCTGCCTGATATTCAGCACACTCTTCTTCTGCGGCAAGCGGTTCCACGTCTGGTTCACCAATCTCCACAACTCCATCAGGGATGACCGCTACCTGATCGGCCGGAGGCTGCACAACTTCGGCGAGGACTCGCCCCGACCGATCAGCAATGAAGCTGACGACTCCCGAGCGCCACCAGGAGATGAGGGCCAGGCGCTGATCCCTTTGGAGGACCAGGAAGATGACGTGGGGCTGAGGTTCAGGCGAAACCACCAACAACCGATGCAGGTTCTCGATTAG
- the LOC124699709 gene encoding probable E3 ubiquitin ligase SUD1 isoform X2 — protein sequence MKACHVFQFVLRLAFVLSVWLMIIPFITYWIWRLTFVRSFGEAQRLFLSHISAQLILSDCLHGFLLSAIIVLIFLGATSLRDYIRHLRELGGHEADRDDAGRERHGARAVRRLAGPNNRVPGADGNIDELAEAQGIGAGELLRRNAENVAARLERLEAQVEQMLDGLDDADGAEDVPFDELVGMQGPVFHLVENAITVLASNAIFLIVVIFVPFSLGRIVLYYLSWFFSSASSPMLAKVMPFTESAISLANETLNSAFNAMKNFSSDSHSEGVIGHVIEVVTQSLKINATALTVIQGTGKTSLLKGTSIGSSYLSDLTTLAVGYIFIFSLVFLYIGSLALLRYARGERFTIGRLYGIAAILEAIPSLFRQFFSGMKHLMTMVKVAFLLVIELGVFPLMCGWWLDVCTLKMLGTTIAQRVEFFTLSPLASSSIHWLVGIVYMLQISIFVSLLRGVLRNGVLYFLRDPADPNYNPFRDLIDDPVHKHARRVLLSVAVYGSLIVMLVFLPVKLAMRVAPSTFPLDITIFDPFTEIPVDVLLFQICIPFAIEHFKPRATIKALLHHWFAVVGWALGLTDFLLPKPEENGGQENWNGRAERRDRVHGGREMVAPQLEQRMIQHDDGRGNANEANDVAEESDADDQGDSDFALRIVLLLVMAWMTLLIFNAGIIVIPISLGRLVFEAVPRLPITHGIKCNDLFSFSIGCYIIWSAAAGTRYAIDYIRSRRLAFLVQQICKWCSIVLKSSALLSIWIFIIPVLIGLLFELLVIVPMRVPIDESPVFLLYQDWALGLIFLKIWTRLVMLDQMAPLVDESWRMKFERVREDGFSRLKGLWVLHEIITPIVTKLLTALCVPYVLARGVFPVLGYPLIVNSAVYRFAWLGCLIFSTLFFCGKRFHVWFTNLHNSIRDDRYLIGRRLHNFGEDSPRPISNEADDSRAPPGDEGQALIPLEDQEDDVGLRFRRNHQQPMQVLD from the exons ATGAAAGCGTGCCACGTGTTCCAGTTCGTCCTCCGGCTGGCCTTCGTTCTCTCGGTCTGGCTCATGATCATCCCCTTCATCACCTACTGGATATGGCGCTTGACGTTTGTCAGAAGTTTTGGTGAAGCGCAAAGGCTGTTCTTGAGCCATATCAGCGCCCAGTTGATCCTCAGCGACTGCCTACATGGTTTTCTTCTCTCGGCGATCATCGTCCTCATATTTCTCGGAGCTACCTCTTTGAGAGACTATATAAGGCATTTGAGAGAGCTTGGAGGGCATGAAGCTGACAGGGATGACGCGGGCCGTGAAAGGCATGGTGCTCGAGCTGTCAGAAGGCTAGCTGGTCCTAACAACAGGGTTCCTGGTGCTGATGGAAATATTGATGAATTGGCAGAGGCCCAAGGAATCGGTGCTGGGGAACTTCTGAGGAGAAATGCAGAAAATGTTGCTGCGCGATTGGAACGACTAGAGGCTCAAGTTGAGCAGATGCTAGATGGTTTGGATGATGCTGATGGTGCGGAGGATGTTCCTTTTGATGAACTCGTAGGCATGCAAGGCCCAGTATTCCACTTGGTTGAGAATGCAATAACA GTTTTGGCCAGCAATGCTATATTCCTCATTGTTGTGATCTTCGTACCATTCTCATTGGGAAGGATTGTCCTGTACTATCTATCATGGTTTTTCTCTTCAGCCTCTAGTCCTATGCTGGCTAAAGTAATGCCCTTCACAGAATCTGCCATCTCTTTGGCTAATGAAACATTGAACAGTGCATTTAATGCCATGAAGAACTTCTCTTCCGACAGTCATAGTGAGGGTGTTATTGGGCATGTGATTGAGGTGGTTACGCAGTCCTTAAAGATAAATGCCACTGCTCTTACTGTAATTCAGGGCACTGGGAAGACAAGTTTGCTAAAAGGAACATCTATCGGCTCATCTTATCTTTCCGATCTGACAACTCTTGCTGTTGGATACATATTCATCTTTTCCCTTGTGTTTTTGTACATTGGATCATTGGCTTTACTTCGATACGCCAGGGGAGAACGTTTTACTATTGGAAGACTCTATGGTATTGCAGCAATCCTAGAAGCCATTCCATCTCTATTCAGGCAGTTCTTTTCTGGAATGAAGCATCTCATGACTATGGTCAAAGTTGCATTCCTTCTGGTGATTGAACTCGGAGTATTCCCCCTCATGTGCGGTTGGTGGCTTGATGTCTGCACTCTGAAAATGTTGGGTACAACAATTGCTCAAAGAGTCGAATTCTTTACATTGTCACCCTTGGCGAGCTCCTCTATCCATTGGCTTGTTGGGATCGTATATATGCTCCAAATAAGCATATTTGTCAGTCTTCTTCGAGGG GTACTGCGGAACGGAGTTCTTTATTTCTTAAGGGACCCTGCTGATCCGAATTACAATCCTTTTAGGGACTTGATTGATGATCCTGTACATAAGCATGCCCGGCGAGTCCTTTTATCTGTTGCTGTGTATGGAAGCTTGATTGTGATGCTGGTCTTCTTACCTGTCAAACTGGCCATGCGAGTAGCTCCTTCAACTTTTCCTCTGGACATCAC CATTTTTGACCCATTTACCGAGATTCCAGTTGATGTGCTTCTGTTCCAAATATGCATACCATTTGCGATTGAGCATTTCAAGCCTCGTGCAACAATTAAAGCTCTGTTGCATCATTGGTTTGCTGTCGTTGGCTGGGCGCTAGGATTAACTGACTTTTTACTGCCAAAACCTGAAGAAAATGGTGGGCAAGAGAACTGGAATGGCAGGGCAGAAAGAAGAGATAGGGTACACGGTGGGAGGGAAATGGTAGCCCCACAGCTTGAGCAGCGGATGATACAGCATGACGATGGCAGGGGTAATGCTAATGAAGCTAATGATGTTGCTGAAGAATCTGATGCAGATGATCAGGGAGATTCAGA CTTTGCACTTCGGATCGTACTCTTGCTTGTAATGGCGTGGATGACACTGCTAATATTCAATGCTGGAATTATTGTTATTCCTATCTCACTTGGCCGTCTGGTTTTTGAGGCTGTTCCCCGCCTGCCAATCACACATGGCATTAAGTGCAATG ATCTGTTCTCTTTTAGCATTGGTTGCTATATTATCTGGAGCGCAGCAGCTGGAACACGATATGCAATTGACTACATTAGATCACGACGTCTGGCCTTCCTGGTACAACAGATCTGCAAGTGGTGCTCTATTGTTTTGAAGAGCTCTGCTCTCCTATCAATATGG ATCTTCATTATTCCGGTGCTGATTGGACTCCTTTTTGAGCTACTGGTGATTGTTCCCATGAGGGTGCCTATTGACGAGAGCCCAGTTTTTCTCTTGTACCAGGATTGGGCTCTtggtttaatatttttgaaaaTATGGACTAGACTG GTAATGCTGGATCAGATGGCACCTTTGGTCGATGAAAGCTGGAGGATGAAGTTCGAGAGAGTAAGAGAGGATGGCTTCTCCCGACTGAAAGGTCTCTGGGTCCTGCATGAGATTATCACGCCCATTGTCACAAAGCTCCTCACCGCGCTTTGTGTCCCATATGTGCTCGCGAGGGGCGTCTTCCCAGTGCTTGGCTACCCGCTGATCGTGAACTCGGCTGTCTACCGCTTTGCCTGGCTCGGCTGCCTGATATTCAGCACACTCTTCTTCTGCGGCAAGCGGTTCCACGTCTGGTTCACCAATCTCCACAACTCCATCAGGGATGACCGCTACCTGATCGGCCGGAGGCTGCACAACTTCGGCGAGGACTCGCCCCGACCGATCAGCAATGAAGCTGACGACTCCCGAGCGCCACCAGGAGATGAGGGCCAGGCGCTGATCCCTTTGGAGGACCAGGAAGATGACGTGGGGCTGAGGTTCAGGCGAAACCACCAACAACCGATGCAGGTTCTCGATTAG
- the LOC124699726 gene encoding UPF0047 protein YjbQ-like: MQSAATAPALAPPVFLTLTLPTAANASARPRRAAVRCELAAAAASSAAAAPAAPGPVAAPRWAQRTVVIPPQRRGCHIITHKIMHAIRSDLSEFKCGLAHLFLHHTSASLTLNENYDPDVQIDTETFLNRVVPEGPSAPWRHTIEGPDDMPAHIKSSMFGCALTIPITDGRLNMGTWQGIWLCEHRDDPTPRTIVITLSGI; the protein is encoded by the exons ATGCAATCGGCAGCGACCGCGCCGGCGCTGGCGCCGCCCGTATTCCTCACCCTCACCCTCCCCACCGCCGCCAACGCCTCCGCTCggccccgccgcgccgccgtccggtgcgagctcgccgccgccgccgcctcctccgccgccgcggcgcccGCCGCTCCCGGGCCCGTGGCCGCGCCCCGCTGGGCCCAGAGGACGGTCGTCATCCCGCCGCAGCGCCGGGGCTGCCACATCATCACCCACAAG ATTATGCACGCGATAAGGAGCGACCTCTCCGAGTTCAAGTGCGGCCTGGCGCATCTCTTCT TGcaccacacaagcgcttcactgaCTCTGAATGAAAACTATGACCCTGATGTCCAGATTGACACAGAAACATTCCTTAATCGAGTTGTCCCAGAG GGTCCATCTGCACCATGGAGGCACACCATAGAAG GACCTGATGACATGCCAGCGCATATTAAATCATCGATGTTTGGTTGTGCCTTGAC GATTCCTATCACCGACGGGCGTCTCAACATGGGAACTTGGCAG GGTATATGGCTTTGTGAACATCGTGATGACCCTACTCCTCGCACGATCGTGATTACGCTCAGCGGGATCTAA